A genomic region of Chrysiogenia bacterium contains the following coding sequences:
- a CDS encoding PaaI family thioesterase, translating to MSMHPFADLVGLSVTKMKDGESECRLEARPELFNPQGVMHGATLYALADTGMGGALYTLLEQGELCATIDLTISYFAAIREGEIVCKTRVLNKGKRTASMESEIYNGETLAAKAMGSFAVFRPSRKS from the coding sequence ATGAGCATGCACCCCTTCGCCGATCTGGTCGGTCTGTCCGTTACAAAGATGAAGGATGGCGAGAGCGAGTGCCGCCTTGAGGCCAGGCCCGAGCTGTTCAACCCGCAGGGGGTGATGCACGGGGCGACGCTCTACGCGCTGGCCGATACGGGCATGGGCGGGGCGCTCTACACGCTCCTCGAGCAGGGCGAGCTGTGCGCCACCATCGACCTGACGATTTCGTATTTTGCCGCCATTCGAGAGGGAGAGATCGTCTGCAAGACGAGGGTCCTCAACAAGGGCAAGCGAACGGCTTCGATGGAATCCGAGATCTACAACGGCGAGACGCTGGCCGCCAAGGCAATGGGCAGCTTCGCGGTGTTCCGTCCTTCAAGGAAAAGCTGA
- a CDS encoding acyltransferase family protein codes for MSDKSEGKTGRQAPGFVDPADWLGEKIAQVGTFLGKAFAENISATDKIKEFSELVGRPVNPDDDERIDLVDPEFARAEFQKLWPADLYFRPEISGCENIPETGGAVLVSNHVTLAIDTMMLSKVIFDETGRLIRPTVDKFTIQFPYFREWVMRMGCVLGSRDNALRMAESGELVLSYPGGAREALKPGKDAYKLMWQGATGFVKVAIKTGVPIIPIASVGGDEAFATLAEDNVLARKFMNSVKYTAPLFAGLGPLPLPVKFYFAVGAPIVHDLKPHHAEDDQAVAELHARAREELENLVDETRVRRGPSAFG; via the coding sequence GTGAGCGACAAGAGCGAGGGCAAGACCGGACGGCAGGCGCCGGGCTTCGTCGATCCGGCCGACTGGCTGGGCGAGAAGATCGCGCAGGTCGGCACTTTTCTGGGGAAAGCCTTTGCCGAGAACATCTCCGCCACGGACAAGATCAAGGAATTCTCCGAACTCGTCGGGCGTCCGGTAAACCCCGATGATGACGAGCGCATCGATCTGGTCGACCCCGAGTTCGCGCGTGCGGAGTTTCAAAAGCTCTGGCCCGCCGATCTCTACTTTCGTCCGGAGATCTCGGGTTGCGAGAACATTCCCGAGACCGGCGGCGCCGTGCTCGTCTCCAATCACGTCACGTTGGCCATCGACACGATGATGCTCAGCAAGGTGATCTTCGACGAGACCGGTCGCCTCATTCGGCCGACGGTGGACAAGTTCACGATCCAGTTCCCCTATTTTCGCGAGTGGGTGATGCGCATGGGCTGCGTGCTGGGAAGCCGCGACAATGCACTGCGAATGGCCGAAAGCGGAGAGCTGGTGCTCTCGTATCCGGGCGGCGCGCGCGAGGCGTTAAAGCCCGGCAAGGATGCCTACAAGCTGATGTGGCAGGGCGCGACCGGGTTTGTGAAGGTCGCAATCAAGACCGGCGTGCCGATCATTCCCATTGCTTCGGTGGGCGGCGATGAGGCCTTCGCCACGCTGGCCGAGGACAACGTGCTCGCGCGCAAGTTCATGAACTCGGTGAAATACACCGCGCCGCTGTTCGCGGGCCTTGGACCGCTTCCGCTGCCGGTGAAATTTTACTTCGCCGTGGGCGCGCCGATCGTGCACGACCTCAAGCCCCACCACGCCGAAGACGATCAGGCCGTTGCCGAGCTTCACGCGCGCGCGCGCGAGGAACTCGAAAACCTGGTCGACGAAACCCGCGTGCGTCGCGGTCCCAGCGCGTTCGGCTGA